From Mesomycoplasma dispar, a single genomic window includes:
- the rpmC gene encoding 50S ribosomal protein L29, with translation MEFKELLKKTPSELNSLLLEYRSELFILRFKNQSSNLDQSHKIAQMRKIIARILTIISQKNLQENPRPKKLTKKQKKLKKITFSHRSKSIKANFNANVKPLLAPKMQNKIITTPEMSVEND, from the coding sequence ATGGAATTTAAAGAACTTTTAAAAAAAACACCAAGCGAGTTAAATTCGCTCCTTCTTGAATATCGTTCCGAATTATTCATCTTACGTTTCAAAAACCAAAGCTCAAATTTAGACCAAAGTCATAAAATCGCCCAAATGCGGAAAATCATTGCCCGAATTTTAACTATCATTTCCCAAAAAAACCTCCAAGAAAATCCTAGACCAAAAAAACTAACTAAAAAACAGAAAAAACTTAAAAAAATTACTTTTTCTCACAGATCAAAGTCAATAAAAGCCAATTTTAATGCAAATGTAAAACCACTTTTAGCACCGAAAATGCAAAACAAAATAATAACAACCCCAGAAATGAGTGTTGAAAATGACTAA
- the rplP gene encoding 50S ribosomal protein L16, giving the protein MLQPKKTKHRKTFRLYHDKRDAHSGNYLAFGDYGLQAIGSAWVSAAQIEAARIAITRRMGREGQVIIRIFPHLALTSKPIGVRMGSGKGSVDRWVAVVKRNTMLFEIKGVKDDVARDALRLGGHKLPLKWKIVSIV; this is encoded by the coding sequence ATGCTGCAACCAAAAAAAACAAAGCATCGTAAAACTTTCCGCCTTTATCACGACAAACGTGATGCCCATTCTGGTAATTACCTTGCTTTTGGTGACTACGGACTACAAGCAATCGGCTCAGCTTGAGTTTCAGCTGCCCAAATTGAGGCGGCTCGGATTGCGATTACAAGAAGAATGGGACGTGAAGGACAAGTTATTATTCGAATTTTCCCTCATTTAGCGCTAACTTCAAAACCAATTGGGGTCAGAATGGGATCAGGGAAAGGTTCAGTTGATCGTTGAGTTGCCGTTGTCAAACGAAATACAATGTTATTCGAGATTAAAGGTGTAAAAGATGATGTTGCCCGTGATGCGCTTCGACTTGGCGGTCATAAATTACCACTTAAATGGAAAATAGTAAGTATAGTTTAG
- the rplN gene encoding 50S ribosomal protein L14: MVQELSRLNVADNSGAKVVGVIRNLGGSVKKTSNIGDIVVVSVKKAIPNGILKEGQVVKALIVRSTYGLRRPNGSHIKFDDNAVVIIKEDGTPRGTRVFGPIAREIREKGYLKIASLAQEVL; encoded by the coding sequence ATGGTTCAAGAACTCTCTCGTCTCAATGTCGCTGATAATTCTGGCGCAAAAGTTGTTGGGGTAATCCGTAATTTAGGTGGTTCAGTTAAAAAGACTTCAAATATTGGGGATATTGTTGTCGTTTCTGTTAAAAAAGCAATTCCGAACGGAATTCTTAAAGAAGGTCAAGTGGTTAAAGCTTTAATTGTCCGTTCTACTTACGGACTTCGTCGCCCAAATGGTTCACATATTAAATTCGACGATAATGCTGTTGTAATTATCAAAGAAGACGGAACACCGCGGGGAACAAGGGTATTTGGTCCAATTGCTCGGGAAATTCGTGAAAAAGGTTATTTAAAAATTGCTTCCCTAGCACAGGAGGTATTATAA
- the rpsQ gene encoding 30S ribosomal protein S17 has protein sequence MTNLNITNLLKKPQTRNLRKTLQGKVIRTSPKTIMVAVESAYKHKLYAKRFRKTKKFATHDEKGLANVGDFVKIAECRPISKTKHFRLVEVVQKKGEI, from the coding sequence ATGACTAATTTAAATATAACTAACTTGTTAAAAAAACCACAAACACGTAACCTTCGTAAAACTTTACAAGGAAAAGTGATCCGAACTTCACCAAAGACAATTATGGTTGCCGTTGAAAGCGCTTATAAACATAAACTTTATGCAAAACGTTTTCGTAAAACGAAAAAATTTGCTACTCACGATGAAAAAGGGCTTGCCAATGTTGGTGATTTTGTCAAAATTGCCGAATGTCGACCAATTTCAAAAACTAAACATTTCCGTTTAGTTGAAGTTGTCCAGAAAAAAGGAGAAATCTAA
- the rplX gene encoding 50S ribosomal protein L24, giving the protein MAKIRKNDTVLVLSGDDKGKVSSVLELIPAKKAAIVKGVNTRTKHKKPSNKNTSGEIVNFDAPILLSKLALVAKKATKDKPAIPTRVGFKLENGKKIRIAKKTGKAI; this is encoded by the coding sequence ATGGCAAAAATTCGTAAAAATGATACCGTATTAGTTTTATCTGGTGATGACAAAGGAAAAGTATCTTCGGTTTTAGAACTAATTCCAGCAAAAAAAGCGGCAATTGTTAAAGGTGTTAATACTAGAACAAAACATAAAAAACCATCAAATAAAAATACGAGCGGCGAAATTGTTAACTTTGATGCCCCAATTTTACTCTCCAAGCTAGCGCTAGTAGCGAAAAAAGCAACAAAAGACAAACCTGCAATTCCGACTCGTGTCGGTTTTAAACTCGAAAATGGCAAAAAAATCCGTATTGCAAAAAAAACAGGAAAGGCAATTTAG